In Pseudofrankia saprophytica, one genomic interval encodes:
- the phnC gene encoding phosphonate ABC transporter ATP-binding protein: MSGTATSPIISVSGVIKDFGSSTRALRDVDLTVEPGEVVVLLGLSGSGKSTLLRHLNGLEFPTRGTVEVLGQNVPALKTKALRALRGRVGMIFQQFELVPSLTVLENVLTGALSRLSGPRIGLWSYPKSLRLTALAHLDRVGLLEKAYQRADQLSGGQQQRVAIARALMQSPEILLADEPVASLDPESSEQVMRLIREIAADDGLTVVCSLHQVDLALDWGDRIVGLRQGGVVLDTTTDGLSKAQVMEIYGRVATSTAELKAIATELSDVPIDLPVRDGAAHPSVPVQDGTV; this comes from the coding sequence ATGAGCGGCACGGCGACCTCCCCGATCATCTCCGTGAGCGGAGTCATCAAGGACTTCGGCTCCTCCACGCGAGCACTCCGCGATGTCGATCTGACGGTGGAGCCCGGGGAGGTCGTCGTGCTACTCGGACTTTCTGGTTCGGGAAAATCGACGCTGCTCCGGCATCTCAACGGCCTCGAGTTCCCGACCAGGGGGACGGTCGAGGTCCTCGGGCAGAACGTTCCCGCCCTGAAGACGAAGGCTTTGCGCGCGCTGCGTGGACGCGTGGGCATGATCTTCCAGCAGTTCGAGCTCGTTCCCTCCCTCACGGTGCTCGAGAACGTGCTGACCGGCGCGCTCTCGCGTCTTTCGGGCCCGCGCATCGGCCTGTGGTCGTACCCGAAGAGCCTGAGACTCACGGCGCTTGCCCACCTGGACCGCGTGGGCCTGCTCGAAAAGGCCTACCAGCGTGCGGACCAGCTCTCCGGCGGCCAGCAGCAGCGCGTCGCGATTGCCCGCGCGCTGATGCAGAGCCCCGAGATCCTGCTCGCCGACGAGCCCGTCGCGAGCCTCGACCCCGAGTCGAGTGAACAGGTCATGCGGCTCATCCGGGAGATCGCCGCCGACGACGGCCTGACCGTCGTCTGCAGCCTGCACCAGGTCGACCTCGCGCTCGACTGGGGCGACCGGATCGTCGGCCTGCGCCAGGGCGGGGTCGTCCTCGACACCACCACCGACGGCCTCAGCAAGGCCCAGGTGATGGAGATCTACGGGCGGGTGGCGACCTCGACCGCCGAGCTCAAGGCGATCGCGACGGAGCTGTCCGACGTGCCGATCGACCTGCCGGTCCGGGACGGCGCGGCGCACCCCTCGGTGCCGGTGCAGGACGGCACGGTATGA
- a CDS encoding phosphate/phosphite/phosphonate ABC transporter substrate-binding protein yields MRFIGTKRAMAGAVVGALLAVVALAGCGSDDDSTDAAGATAGASGPAEAGKFAKSEGTLIFGTVPDQAGSDSNWKPLEEYIAKQTGLKVEYFPTADYTALIAAAVAGKVDVAAFSGLTYVNATNKGAKQTVASAVIASAGLTDPGYYSEAIVPKGSDITSVAGFKGKTVCFVSKSSTSGFLFPMLALSKAGLNITPSGTDASGNPTFADFKASFAGAHDKSVQAVASKQCDAGFAEDSEVEPGVKDGALVSVDKQYVPGGPLTYSTALPQSVQTKLKSVLGSVTLDDITKAGITVTDGFKDAFQGAKPEDDSYYDTIRDICSKVTAADCAK; encoded by the coding sequence ATGCGTTTCATCGGCACCAAGCGGGCCATGGCTGGCGCCGTCGTCGGCGCGCTGCTCGCCGTCGTGGCACTCGCGGGCTGTGGTTCTGACGACGACTCCACGGACGCGGCCGGCGCGACCGCCGGGGCCAGCGGCCCGGCCGAGGCGGGCAAGTTCGCCAAGAGCGAGGGAACCCTCATCTTCGGCACGGTGCCGGACCAGGCCGGTTCGGACTCGAACTGGAAGCCGCTCGAGGAGTACATCGCCAAGCAGACCGGCCTCAAGGTCGAGTACTTCCCGACCGCCGACTACACGGCGCTCATCGCCGCCGCCGTCGCCGGCAAGGTCGACGTCGCGGCGTTCTCGGGCCTCACCTACGTCAACGCCACCAACAAGGGCGCCAAGCAGACGGTCGCGTCGGCCGTCATCGCCTCGGCGGGCCTGACCGACCCGGGCTACTACTCGGAGGCGATCGTCCCGAAGGGTTCGGACATCACCTCGGTGGCCGGCTTCAAGGGCAAGACCGTCTGCTTCGTCTCCAAGAGCTCGACCTCCGGGTTCCTCTTCCCGATGCTCGCGCTCAGCAAGGCGGGCCTCAACATCACCCCGTCGGGCACGGACGCCAGCGGTAACCCGACCTTCGCCGACTTCAAGGCGTCCTTCGCCGGCGCCCACGACAAGTCGGTCCAGGCCGTGGCCTCAAAGCAGTGCGACGCGGGTTTCGCCGAGGACTCGGAAGTCGAGCCTGGCGTGAAGGACGGCGCGCTGGTGTCGGTGGACAAGCAGTACGTGCCTGGCGGACCGCTGACTTACTCGACCGCCCTGCCCCAGAGCGTCCAGACCAAGCTCAAGTCGGTTCTGGGCAGCGTCACGCTCGACGACATCACCAAGGCCGGCATCACCGTCACCGACGGCTTCAAGGATGCCTTCCAGGGAGCGAAGCCCGAGGACGACTCCTACTACGACACGATCCGCGACATCTGCTCGAAGGTCACCGCTGCGGACTGCGCCAAGTAA
- a CDS encoding PLP-dependent aminotransferase family protein, with the protein MKNGSSRDAGGVEKVADELRSLADARAVGARLPSTRDLQHRLGVGPVTVQRALARLVTEGLLVTRPGAGTFVAARRATRAGDTDWQQVALGASPVSASGVDVLLASAHSTGFQLGAGYFDATLRADSRLAAAASRAVRRPDAWSAPPAAGVPELRSWFGRQVGADPDQVLITPAAQGALSAAFRALLPAGSPVLFAVPTYPGALAVARSAGHVPVPVPTDADGIRPELLERALAATSARLLFLQPTFANPDGGVLAHTRRREVLDICERAGAFILEDDFARWLGHGQVPPPPLWRDDDQGRVITVCSLTKILAPSLRIGAIVARGPVMTRLAAMRQVDDSFVPMPLQHTAVEMVAGPGWSAQLRTVSAALRARMATLTTALALELPECSFENPRGGVSIWLRLPRGTDDLAVATRAGRLGVAVVPGRYFVIGEQDVSHLRLCVAGVREPDIPTAVALLAEAVRASAGTAADHPFVG; encoded by the coding sequence ATGAAAAATGGTAGCAGTAGGGATGCCGGCGGCGTCGAGAAAGTCGCCGACGAGCTGCGCTCCCTGGCTGATGCCCGGGCCGTCGGCGCCCGCCTGCCCAGCACCCGCGACCTGCAGCACAGGCTGGGTGTCGGCCCGGTGACCGTGCAGCGAGCGCTCGCCCGCCTCGTCACCGAGGGTCTGCTGGTCACCCGGCCGGGTGCCGGCACGTTCGTGGCGGCGCGCCGGGCCACCCGCGCCGGCGACACCGACTGGCAGCAGGTAGCGCTCGGCGCGAGCCCGGTGTCGGCGTCTGGTGTAGACGTGCTGCTGGCGAGCGCCCACTCGACCGGTTTCCAGCTGGGTGCCGGCTACTTCGACGCGACGCTGCGCGCCGACAGCCGGCTCGCCGCCGCGGCCAGCCGCGCGGTGCGCCGGCCGGACGCCTGGAGCGCGCCGCCAGCGGCGGGCGTTCCGGAGCTGCGCAGCTGGTTCGGCCGCCAGGTCGGCGCCGATCCCGACCAGGTGCTGATCACCCCGGCCGCTCAGGGCGCCCTCTCCGCCGCCTTCCGCGCGCTCCTGCCGGCCGGAAGCCCGGTGCTGTTCGCGGTGCCGACCTACCCCGGCGCGCTGGCGGTCGCGCGCAGCGCCGGCCACGTGCCGGTGCCGGTGCCGACCGACGCCGACGGCATCCGCCCGGAGCTGCTCGAGCGGGCGCTGGCGGCGACGTCGGCGCGGCTGCTGTTCCTGCAGCCGACGTTCGCCAACCCGGACGGCGGGGTGCTCGCGCACACGCGCCGCCGCGAGGTGCTCGACATCTGCGAGCGGGCCGGCGCGTTCATCCTCGAGGACGACTTCGCGCGCTGGCTCGGCCACGGGCAGGTCCCGCCGCCGCCGCTGTGGCGCGACGACGACCAGGGCCGGGTCATCACGGTCTGCTCGTTGACAAAGATTCTGGCCCCGAGCCTGCGCATCGGCGCGATCGTGGCGCGCGGGCCGGTGATGACCCGGCTCGCCGCGATGCGCCAGGTCGATGACTCCTTCGTGCCCATGCCGTTGCAGCACACCGCCGTGGAGATGGTGGCCGGGCCGGGCTGGTCGGCTCAGCTGCGCACCGTTTCGGCGGCGCTGCGCGCCCGGATGGCCACGCTCACGACCGCCCTCGCCCTCGAGCTGCCGGAGTGCTCGTTCGAGAACCCCCGGGGTGGGGTCAGCATCTGGCTGCGGCTGCCCCGGGGCACCGACGACCTCGCGGTCGCCACCCGCGCGGGGCGGCTCGGGGTGGCGGTGGTGCCCGGTCGGTACTTCGTGATCGGCGAACAGGACGTCAGCCACCTGCGGCTGTGCGTCGCCGGGGTCCGGGAGCCCGATATCCCCACCGCGGTCGCGCTGCTCGCCGAGGCGGTGCGCGCCAGCGCCGGCACGGCCGCCGACCACCCGTTCGTCGGATGA
- a CDS encoding S8 family peptidase yields MVAVPLALTLPGGPASAASTRTFLVVYSGSAEAGRAAVAKLGGTIESENAETGLAVVTSTDASFETKAGANAALVGAAPNAPIGYAVPDIAGGSGAGKDQSFTQRERDLSRAGGGTKPGKPGKPAAGAEPLSSLQWDMQLMGATPTGSYKYEPGDKGVLVGVIDTGIDGTHPDIAPNFNKGLSRNFVTDIPTDPASGEEVDGPCEHPSCKDPVDEDDDGHGTHVASTIASPINGLGIAGVAPNVQLVNVRAGQDSGYFFLKPTIDAITYAGDAGIDVVNMSFYTDPYLFNCKANPADSPERQAEQRTIIAATQRAVAYASRRGVTLIAASGNEGFDLGHPTGDDTSPDYPPSGSAAYPRVIDNSCLSMPSEAPNVLDVNAIGPSKRLSYYSNYGLEQTVVAAPGGDAYDGSATRKVTNEILAAYPKNVAVANGDIDENGDPTSEFVIRDDSLGKASYYQYLQGTSMASPHAVGVAAIIVSALGRKDLRHGGLTLDPAIVQQQLQRTAVATPCPTPNPYVYPAPVPASYTKTCEGSTKFNGFYGNGIVSALNASKLH; encoded by the coding sequence ATGGTCGCCGTACCGCTCGCGCTCACGCTGCCGGGTGGCCCGGCGAGCGCCGCGAGTACCAGGACCTTCCTCGTCGTCTACTCGGGTTCCGCGGAGGCGGGCCGGGCGGCGGTCGCGAAGCTCGGCGGCACGATCGAGTCGGAGAACGCCGAGACCGGGCTCGCGGTCGTCACGTCGACGGACGCGTCCTTCGAGACGAAGGCTGGCGCCAACGCGGCGCTGGTCGGCGCGGCGCCGAACGCGCCGATCGGCTACGCCGTCCCCGACATCGCCGGCGGCTCGGGTGCCGGCAAGGACCAGTCGTTCACCCAGCGCGAGCGCGACCTGAGCCGGGCCGGCGGCGGCACCAAGCCCGGCAAACCCGGCAAGCCCGCGGCCGGCGCCGAGCCGCTGTCGAGCCTGCAGTGGGACATGCAGCTGATGGGCGCGACGCCGACCGGTTCGTACAAGTACGAGCCAGGCGACAAGGGTGTGCTGGTCGGCGTCATCGACACCGGCATCGACGGCACCCACCCGGACATCGCCCCCAACTTCAACAAGGGGCTGTCGCGCAACTTCGTCACCGACATCCCGACCGACCCGGCCTCCGGCGAGGAGGTCGACGGCCCATGTGAGCACCCGAGCTGCAAGGACCCGGTCGACGAGGACGACGACGGCCACGGCACCCACGTCGCGTCCACGATCGCCTCGCCGATCAACGGCCTGGGCATCGCGGGCGTCGCCCCGAACGTGCAGCTGGTGAACGTCCGGGCCGGCCAGGACTCGGGCTACTTCTTCCTGAAGCCGACGATCGACGCCATCACCTACGCCGGTGACGCGGGCATCGACGTGGTCAACATGTCCTTCTACACCGACCCCTACCTGTTCAACTGCAAGGCGAACCCGGCGGACTCCCCCGAGCGGCAGGCCGAGCAGCGCACGATCATCGCCGCGACCCAGCGCGCGGTCGCCTACGCGTCCAGGCGCGGCGTCACCCTGATCGCCGCGTCCGGCAACGAGGGGTTCGACCTCGGCCACCCCACCGGCGACGACACCAGCCCGGACTACCCGCCGTCGGGCAGCGCCGCCTACCCGCGCGTCATCGACAACTCGTGCCTGTCGATGCCGTCGGAGGCGCCGAACGTGCTGGACGTCAACGCGATCGGCCCGTCCAAGCGGCTGAGCTACTACAGCAACTACGGCCTGGAGCAGACGGTCGTGGCCGCGCCGGGCGGTGACGCCTACGACGGCTCCGCCACCCGCAAGGTGACGAACGAGATCCTCGCCGCCTACCCGAAGAACGTCGCCGTGGCCAACGGTGACATCGACGAGAACGGCGACCCGACCAGCGAGTTCGTCATTCGCGACGACAGCTTGGGCAAGGCGTCGTACTACCAGTACCTGCAGGGCACGTCGATGGCCTCGCCACACGCCGTCGGCGTGGCCGCGATCATCGTCAGCGCGCTGGGCCGCAAGGACCTGAGGCACGGCGGGCTGACGCTGGACCCGGCGATCGTCCAGCAGCAGCTGCAGAGGACGGCGGTCGCGACGCCCTGCCCGACGCCGAACCCGTACGTCTACCCCGCGCCGGTGCCAGCGAGCTACACCAAGACCTGCGAGGGCAGCACCAAATTCAACGGGTTCTACGGAAACGGAATCGTCAGCGCGCTGAACGCGTCCAAGCTCCACTGA
- a CDS encoding AMP-binding protein: MITASSVATLWDLVARRAALTPDAPLLLADPPSGAASGSAAGSVRLTCADLATRAERVAAGLFAQGVGPGTRVCWQLPTRVETVVLSMALARLGAVQVPIIHIYREREVSVALHQTGARLFCVPGVWRGTDYRALAAAATRDLADPPRLLVVGAGAGAGDGLPEGDPSTLPPPPTDGEEIRWIYYTSGTTSQPKGVRHRDSSLIAAGVGLALALAARPDDVGSIAFPVAHIGGPDYLAMMLAVGFPALLLEAFVPADAIDAFRRHGVTIAGGSTAFYSALLAAQRALPAPAGPLVPTLRMLAGGGAPKPPELFTDVRREMGIPIAHGYGMTEVPMITQGSPADSDDALMYSEGAPLPGVEVRVVTADGAVAPAGVEGEVRVHGATVCAGYTDDEATAAAFDEDGWFRTGDLGFLRPDGHVTLTGRLKDVIIRKGENVSAKEVEDLLYQHPKVVAVAVVGLPDAERGELVCAVVEPAPGAAPPTLAELAAFLRGAGLMTQKIPERLEILDALPRNATLKILKHELRARFGGR, encoded by the coding sequence ATGATCACGGCATCGAGCGTCGCCACCCTGTGGGACCTCGTCGCGCGCCGGGCCGCACTCACCCCGGACGCCCCGCTCTTACTTGCGGACCCTCCGAGCGGCGCGGCCTCTGGCTCCGCGGCCGGCTCCGTCCGCCTCACCTGCGCGGATCTCGCGACTCGCGCCGAGCGGGTCGCGGCGGGCCTGTTCGCGCAGGGCGTCGGGCCGGGGACGCGGGTGTGCTGGCAGCTGCCGACGAGGGTCGAGACGGTCGTGTTGTCGATGGCGCTCGCCCGGCTTGGCGCGGTCCAGGTCCCGATCATCCACATCTACCGCGAGCGCGAGGTCTCCGTCGCGCTGCACCAGACCGGCGCCCGGCTGTTCTGCGTCCCGGGCGTCTGGCGTGGCACCGACTATCGCGCGCTCGCCGCCGCGGCGACCAGGGACCTCGCCGATCCGCCGCGGTTACTGGTCGTCGGCGCCGGCGCTGGCGCCGGTGACGGGCTGCCCGAGGGCGACCCGTCGACGCTGCCGCCCCCGCCGACGGACGGCGAGGAGATCCGTTGGATCTACTACACCTCCGGCACGACGTCGCAGCCCAAGGGCGTGCGCCACCGCGACTCGTCGCTCATCGCCGCCGGCGTGGGACTGGCGCTGGCGCTCGCGGCCAGGCCGGACGACGTCGGCTCGATCGCGTTCCCGGTCGCGCACATCGGCGGCCCGGACTACCTGGCGATGATGCTCGCGGTCGGTTTCCCGGCGCTGCTGCTGGAGGCCTTCGTGCCGGCGGACGCGATCGACGCCTTCCGTCGCCACGGGGTGACGATCGCCGGCGGTTCCACCGCCTTCTACTCCGCGCTGCTCGCGGCCCAGCGCGCCCTGCCGGCGCCCGCCGGGCCGCTCGTGCCGACCCTGCGGATGCTCGCCGGCGGCGGCGCGCCGAAGCCGCCGGAGCTGTTCACCGACGTGCGGCGTGAGATGGGCATCCCGATCGCGCACGGCTACGGCATGACCGAGGTCCCGATGATCACCCAGGGCTCGCCGGCGGACAGCGACGACGCGCTGATGTACTCCGAGGGCGCCCCGCTGCCCGGGGTCGAGGTGCGCGTCGTCACGGCGGACGGCGCGGTGGCCCCGGCCGGCGTCGAGGGCGAGGTCCGGGTCCACGGCGCCACGGTCTGCGCCGGCTACACCGACGACGAGGCGACCGCCGCCGCCTTCGACGAGGACGGCTGGTTCCGCACCGGCGACCTCGGCTTCCTGCGCCCCGACGGTCACGTGACGCTCACCGGTCGGCTCAAGGACGTGATCATCCGCAAGGGCGAGAACGTCTCCGCCAAGGAGGTCGAGGACCTGCTCTACCAGCATCCGAAGGTCGTCGCCGTCGCCGTCGTCGGGCTGCCGGACGCCGAGCGCGGCGAGCTGGTCTGCGCGGTCGTCGAGCCGGCGCCCGGCGCGGCCCCGCCGACGCTCGCCGAGCTCGCCGCCTTCCTGCGCGGCGCCGGGCTGATGACGCAGAAGATCCCGGAGCGCCTGGAGATACTCGACGCGCTTCCTCGCAACGCCACCCTGAAGATCCTGAAACACGAGCTGCGCGCCCGTTTCGGCGGTCGTTGA
- a CDS encoding TIR domain-containing protein — protein MEQKDDASDVLTRRRAETDGGTAARPPEGLWDFFVSYTQADRDWAEWIAWQLESAGYRVLVQAWDFVPGTHWMARMQEGMQGARRILAVLSGAYLQSVYGNTEWQAAYGQDPDGFARRLIPVRVEDCDRPALLRHIVSLDLFPLSEGEAREFLLARIGEAVSGRAKPAAEPTFPDRTAGGRPRAVALRDLVAPENPVPDEPPAYPEPPEPAPEADTPSARGAEAAPGGGPADGPAERGPAGAGGLDSPGPAAAIPAARTPGVSESPEAPESPRSPGSPESPEPPGGTVVLALPPARSGRGAAAEDGDDDGGAIRRPDAARRSRWPVVTVIMAAALAAAVVMLAAFVLPGRGSTATPGDGGASPSEGVVSTPPAPTGSETARASPSGSGPTGTTGTHTTASITTSLKNDPPTAALRLDKTSGDAPLTVAADGSGSRAGSHPLSTYDFSFGGVVRESGDGSASYTFESPGTYTVTLTVIDATGTRATSQPVTVTVRQPLTAPVLIGPADRATFFPGDKVTYSWNAVAGADSYVLLFEQSSGSGWQMLAPYQGTAPSYSMTWQGYGAVRWRVSAARSDGTNGPMSEWRENYTEPG, from the coding sequence GTGGAGCAGAAGGACGACGCCTCGGACGTCCTCACCCGGCGGCGCGCGGAAACGGATGGTGGTACCGCGGCGCGGCCGCCGGAAGGCCTCTGGGACTTCTTCGTGTCCTATACGCAGGCCGATCGCGACTGGGCCGAGTGGATCGCCTGGCAGCTGGAGTCCGCCGGCTACCGGGTCCTCGTGCAGGCCTGGGACTTCGTACCGGGCACCCACTGGATGGCCCGGATGCAGGAGGGCATGCAGGGGGCGAGAAGGATCCTCGCCGTCCTGTCCGGGGCATATCTGCAGTCGGTGTACGGCAATACGGAGTGGCAGGCGGCCTACGGGCAGGACCCCGACGGCTTCGCACGCCGGCTGATCCCGGTCCGGGTGGAGGACTGCGACCGCCCCGCGCTGCTGCGCCACATCGTCTCCCTGGACCTCTTCCCGCTTTCCGAAGGCGAGGCCAGGGAATTCCTGCTGGCCCGCATCGGCGAGGCCGTCAGCGGGCGCGCCAAGCCCGCCGCCGAGCCGACGTTCCCGGACCGGACCGCGGGGGGCCGGCCCAGGGCCGTCGCGCTGCGCGACCTGGTAGCGCCCGAGAATCCCGTTCCAGACGAGCCACCCGCCTATCCCGAACCACCCGAACCGGCTCCGGAAGCCGACACGCCTTCGGCGCGGGGAGCGGAGGCGGCGCCCGGTGGTGGGCCTGCGGACGGTCCGGCCGAGCGTGGCCCCGCCGGAGCGGGCGGCCTGGACTCGCCCGGGCCGGCGGCGGCGATTCCCGCCGCGCGGACCCCCGGCGTGTCTGAATCCCCTGAAGCTCCCGAATCCCCTCGGTCTCCCGGCTCCCCTGAATCGCCCGAACCTCCTGGCGGGACAGTCGTCCTTGCGCTGCCGCCGGCCAGGTCCGGCCGCGGCGCCGCCGCCGAGGACGGCGATGACGACGGCGGCGCGATCCGTCGGCCGGATGCCGCGCGCCGGAGCCGGTGGCCGGTCGTGACGGTGATCATGGCGGCGGCCCTGGCGGCCGCTGTGGTAATGCTGGCCGCGTTCGTGCTGCCGGGCCGGGGTTCGACGGCCACGCCTGGTGATGGCGGGGCGTCGCCCAGCGAGGGCGTCGTCTCGACGCCGCCGGCCCCGACTGGTTCCGAGACCGCGAGGGCGTCGCCCAGCGGGTCCGGCCCGACCGGAACAACAGGCACGCACACCACCGCGTCCATCACCACCTCGCTGAAGAACGACCCGCCGACGGCGGCGCTGCGCCTCGACAAGACCAGTGGCGACGCGCCGCTCACGGTGGCGGCCGACGGTTCCGGCTCCCGCGCCGGCTCACATCCGCTGTCGACGTACGACTTCTCCTTCGGCGGAGTCGTCCGCGAGTCGGGTGACGGCAGCGCCAGCTACACCTTCGAGAGCCCAGGCACCTATACCGTCACGCTGACGGTGATCGACGCGACCGGGACACGCGCGACGAGCCAGCCGGTCACCGTCACGGTGCGTCAGCCGCTCACCGCGCCCGTCCTCATCGGCCCGGCGGATCGAGCCACCTTCTTCCCGGGTGACAAGGTCACCTACTCGTGGAACGCCGTCGCGGGCGCGGACAGCTATGTGCTGTTGTTCGAGCAGTCGTCGGGCAGCGGCTGGCAGATGCTGGCGCCATACCAGGGAACCGCCCCGTCCTACTCGATGACCTGGCAGGGCTACGGCGCCGTCCGGTGGCGCGTCTCTGCCGCGCGTTCGGACGGGACGAACGGGCCCATGAGCGAGTGGCGCGAGAACTACACCGAGCCTGGCTGA
- a CDS encoding amidohydrolase family protein — MATGDGGEGHSFGELPKIISVDDHVVEPAHLWRTWLPARFRDAGPRVERRGIGTMEHVGGGAYRQTFDPDGPKADCWIYEDLVYINKRHVAAVGFDRDDMTMSPITYDEMRAGCYDPVARLADMDLNHVEASLSFPTFPRFCGQTFAEASDRDLAAACVTAYNEWMVEEWCGDSGGRLIPLCIIPLWDAEAAAAEVRRNAARGVRAVCFSEIPPKLGLPSIHSGYWDPFFAACAETGTVVCMHIGSSSQMPATSGDAPVAVAATLSFNNAMASLADWLFSGVLVRFPTLKLAYSEGQIGWLPYALERADDVWREHRAWAGVRDIVPEPPSTYFHRQVFGCFFRDRHGLASLAEIGVDNVTFETDYPHTDSTWPHTKKVAEEMMAGLDADTVHKIVRGNAIRMLGLDLR; from the coding sequence ATGGCGACCGGCGACGGCGGCGAGGGACACTCCTTCGGCGAGCTACCGAAGATCATCAGCGTGGACGACCACGTGGTGGAGCCCGCGCACCTGTGGAGGACGTGGCTGCCGGCCCGCTTCCGCGACGCCGGGCCCCGGGTCGAGCGGCGCGGCATCGGGACGATGGAGCACGTCGGCGGCGGCGCCTACCGGCAGACCTTCGACCCGGACGGGCCAAAGGCCGACTGCTGGATCTACGAGGACCTCGTCTACATCAACAAGCGGCACGTCGCGGCCGTCGGCTTCGACCGCGACGACATGACGATGTCGCCGATCACCTACGACGAGATGCGCGCCGGCTGCTACGACCCGGTCGCCCGGCTTGCCGACATGGACCTCAACCACGTCGAGGCGTCGCTGTCGTTCCCCACCTTCCCGCGCTTCTGCGGCCAGACGTTCGCCGAGGCCTCGGACCGCGATCTCGCCGCCGCCTGCGTCACGGCCTACAACGAGTGGATGGTCGAGGAGTGGTGCGGCGACTCCGGCGGCCGGCTGATCCCGCTGTGCATCATCCCGTTGTGGGACGCCGAGGCGGCGGCCGCCGAGGTGCGCCGCAACGCGGCCCGCGGCGTGCGGGCGGTCTGCTTCAGCGAGATCCCGCCGAAGCTGGGGCTGCCGAGCATTCACAGCGGCTACTGGGACCCGTTCTTCGCCGCCTGCGCCGAGACGGGGACGGTCGTGTGCATGCACATCGGCTCCTCGTCCCAGATGCCCGCCACGTCAGGAGACGCGCCGGTCGCCGTCGCCGCGACGCTGTCGTTCAACAACGCGATGGCCTCGCTCGCCGACTGGCTGTTCTCCGGCGTGCTCGTGCGCTTCCCGACGCTGAAACTCGCCTACTCGGAGGGCCAGATCGGCTGGCTGCCGTACGCGCTGGAGCGGGCGGACGACGTGTGGCGTGAGCACCGTGCCTGGGCCGGCGTACGCGACATCGTCCCCGAGCCGCCGTCGACCTACTTCCACCGGCAGGTGTTCGGCTGCTTCTTCCGTGACCGGCACGGCCTCGCGTCGCTGGCCGAGATCGGCGTCGACAACGTCACCTTCGAGACCGACTACCCGCATACCGACTCGACCTGGCCGCACACGAAGAAGGTCGCCGAGGAGATGATGGCCGGCCTCGACGCCGACACCGTACACAAGATCGTTCGCGGTAACGCCATCCGGATGTTGGGGCTGGACCTCCGGTAG
- a CDS encoding alcohol dehydrogenase catalytic domain-containing protein → MTSTGATTMPAYRIDDWLRKPRLMDVPVPRPGRGEVLVAVAANGLCHSDLTMSQIPGEIGELIGWRMPFTLGHEIAGTVAALGEEATDAPLVGTPVALVSPTSCGRCAYCLAGRDSACPNGLAGRGYGRDGGLAPYVVAPVRALIPLNGLDPVAAAPLTDAGATSYHAVRRVLPVLDPGGTAVVIGAGGLGGFAIQHLKACSPARVVAVDTSPARLATARELGADETVSGVGGERGDPARAAGALKEACGGDGAAAVLDFVGTDATITAGIGAVRPCGAFGLVGSGGGRLRAAWYGGLPREADVFTFQGSTIADAHAVVALAAAGRIRSLVEVFPLDAVADAYRALDETTLRGRAVITP, encoded by the coding sequence ATGACCAGCACCGGCGCGACGACCATGCCGGCCTACCGGATCGACGACTGGCTCAGGAAGCCTCGTCTGATGGATGTTCCCGTGCCGCGGCCTGGTCGCGGCGAGGTGCTGGTCGCGGTGGCGGCGAACGGGCTGTGCCATTCGGACCTGACGATGAGCCAGATTCCGGGCGAGATAGGCGAGCTGATCGGCTGGCGGATGCCGTTCACCCTCGGCCACGAGATCGCCGGCACCGTCGCCGCGCTCGGCGAGGAGGCGACCGACGCCCCGCTGGTCGGCACCCCCGTCGCGCTGGTCTCGCCGACGTCCTGCGGTCGCTGCGCCTACTGCCTGGCCGGCAGGGACAGCGCCTGCCCGAACGGCCTGGCCGGCCGCGGCTACGGCCGCGACGGCGGGCTCGCGCCGTACGTCGTCGCGCCGGTGCGGGCGCTGATCCCGCTGAACGGGCTGGACCCGGTGGCCGCCGCGCCGCTCACCGACGCCGGCGCCACCTCCTACCACGCCGTCCGCCGGGTGCTGCCCGTCCTGGACCCGGGCGGTACCGCCGTCGTCATCGGCGCCGGCGGCCTCGGCGGGTTCGCCATCCAGCACCTGAAGGCCTGCTCGCCCGCCCGGGTCGTCGCGGTCGACACCTCGCCCGCCCGCCTGGCCACCGCCCGGGAGCTGGGCGCCGACGAGACCGTCAGCGGCGTGGGTGGCGAGCGGGGCGACCCGGCCCGGGCGGCGGGAGCGCTGAAGGAGGCCTGCGGCGGCGACGGCGCCGCCGCGGTGCTCGACTTCGTCGGCACCGACGCGACGATCACCGCGGGGATCGGCGCCGTCCGCCCGTGCGGCGCCTTCGGCCTGGTCGGCTCCGGCGGCGGCCGGCTGCGCGCCGCCTGGTACGGCGGCCTGCCCCGCGAGGCAGACGTGTTCACCTTCCAGGGCTCGACGATCGCCGACGCCCATGCCGTCGTCGCCCTGGCCGCCGCCGGCAGGATCCGCAGCCTCGTCGAGGTCTTTCCGCTCGACGCCGTCGCGGACGCCTACCGCGCCCTCGACGAGACGACCCTGCGCGGCCGCGCCGTCATCACGCCATAG